A segment of the Alphaproteobacteria bacterium genome:
GATGATATTGCCGATTCTTCCGAATTACCTGCCAGTGAAAAAATCGCATTTCTCAGCCATTTGCAACAAAGCTTGCGCGATGGCAACCCTGATGTAGCCCCCTCTTGGGCGCAGGCATACATCCAAGACACCTGCGACCATATCAGCAATGCTGATCATGGAATTGCATTGTTAAGCGCATTTTTGCAAGATGCCAGCAAGAACCGTTACCTAACCATGCAGGAGCTTTTAGATTACTGTTGCTATTCTGCCGCGCCAGTGGGGAGGGTAGTGTTGGAGTGCAGTCATGAAACACAGGCAAATCTGGAGGCTGCCGATGCATTATGCACCGTATTACAACTCATTAATCATTTGCAAGATTGTAAAGAAGATTATCAAACCCTCAATCGCATTTATCTTCCAAAAAACTGGATGCAGCTATATGGTGTATCAGAACAGGATTTAGATGCAGAACATGCCAGCCCCGCCATGCGTAAATTATTTGACCGCTATTTACAACAATGCCGCGAGTTGATGCTTGTTGCTGCGCCGTTGCCAGCAAGCATTCACAGCAAACGCTTAAGATTAGAGTTACTATTGATTACAAACCTTGCCAATGCATTAATTCAACGGCTATCACAGCAAGATCCACTGCAAGCGGCGGTTAAAGTCCCGCGTCATCACTGGCCGCTATATATGTTGCGGAGTCTGAAACAGTTATGAATGCATCTGCTACTCACGAAATTGCCGCTAAGGGCAGTTCTTTTCACAAAGCCATGCTGCTTATGCCCAAAACAAAGCGCAAAGCCATGCTCATACTATATGCCGTATGTCGCGCACTGGACGATGCCGTTGACGATGCCCCCATTGCCGCAGATGCCATTCATGCACTTGCGCTATGGGAAAAGGATATGGAGGCTATTTTTATCGGAAACGTGCCCCATCACGCACTGGCACAGGATTTTGCAGAAATATACCGCCATTACCAATTACAACCAGATGATATGCGCGCTATGCTGGCGGCGCTATCTATGGATGCACAACAACGCATGTGCCACCCTTCTATGGCAGAGCTGGAACAATATTGCTATGGTGTGGCGGGAGCCGTCGGCCTCATGTCGATGCAAATATTCGGTTGCAATCATCCCGATGCCCGTCTCTTTGCCGTGGCGTTAGGCCACGCCTTACAACTCACTAATATCTTACGCGATGTACGCATTGACGCCACCATGGGACGCATCTATTTGCCGCATGAATTTCTTGCCTCTACCATTACTACACAGAAAATTTTGCTAGATCCTACGGTGACGCATTCAGCCTGTGCAAAACTAGGCGCACTTGCCCACGCCCGATTTATGGAGGCAGAAGCGCTGGCTAACCACTTGCCTACCCGCACTATAGCACCTGCTTTGGCC
Coding sequences within it:
- a CDS encoding squalene/phytoene synthase family protein, which encodes DDIADSSELPASEKIAFLSHLQQSLRDGNPDVAPSWAQAYIQDTCDHISNADHGIALLSAFLQDASKNRYLTMQELLDYCCYSAAPVGRVVLECSHETQANLEAADALCTVLQLINHLQDCKEDYQTLNRIYLPKNWMQLYGVSEQDLDAEHASPAMRKLFDRYLQQCRELMLVAAPLPASIHSKRLRLELLLITNLANALIQRLSQQDPLQAAVKVPRHHWPLYMLRSLKQL
- a CDS encoding phytoene/squalene synthase family protein codes for the protein MNASATHEIAAKGSSFHKAMLLMPKTKRKAMLILYAVCRALDDAVDDAPIAADAIHALALWEKDMEAIFIGNVPHHALAQDFAEIYRHYQLQPDDMRAMLAALSMDAQQRMCHPSMAELEQYCYGVAGAVGLMSMQIFGCNHPDARLFAVALGHALQLTNILRDVRIDATMGRIYLPHEFLASTITTQKILLDPTVTHSACAKLGALAHARFMEAEALANHLPTRTIAPALAMRDVYALYWCKLAAQDWRAPLSGKITLNATEKAKLATRASGYMLGKYQPVILNENFVVSAQ